AACATGAATGGGAATCTTTAGAAAAAATATTCTTGGAGTTGACAGAAAAATGAGGGAGTTTTTATCGTTTTTAAGAACACAAATGAAAGTTTATTATGGCATTTCCGCAATGAAATACAAATATTTTGTAAGAAAGAAAGATTTATGGGAAATAGTGCTTGCTACATTTGGAATAGCTGTTGGCGGTGGAACATTGCTTTTTATGTACATAATGTATTTAAACAGCATGTATGCAGCAAGCATGTTAATTAACCAGCCTCAGCTTATGTCTGTGACAGTCCTTCTTTTAGCTCAGCTCTTGACATTGGTATTCGGCTTTTTTTGGACTATTTCTGTGTTTTATTTTTCTGATGATATAAATATTTTGCTTCCTCTTCCTATACAGCCTTATAAAATAGTTTTGTCAAAATATAGCATAATTTTATTGAATGAATATGTTACATTGGCATTTTTAATGCTACCAGCAATCTTTATATATGGCATTGGCACGCAGGCAGGAATTTTATACTATCTCGTTTCATTTATTGTATTTATATTTACACCTATTATACCTCTTTCTATTGCGGCAATTGCTTCTGTTTTAATTATGAGATTTGTAAATTTGAAAAGGAAAAAGGACTTGTATACAGTTATAGTGAGTATATTAGCGCTAATTTTCTTCTTTACAATACAATTTTTTATCAATCGGATTCCTCAAAATGGAGAACAACAGGCAATAGAAAATTTTATTTTGCAAAATGCTAACCTTGCAAAGATGATATCTAGAAGTTTCCCTCCTGCTTTATGGGGAGCAGTTTCTATGACGGATTATAATACTTTGTCAGGGGTTTTAAATCTTTTGATGTTTATCGCTGTATCAATAATATTTACAGCCGTTTTGGCTGTTTCTGCTCAAAAAATGTACTTAAAAGCTGTAATTTCAGGGCAAGAGGTTGAAGCAAAAAGAAAAGAAGTTTCATTGAAAAAAGAAATAGTGAGATCCAGCCTATTGAAGGCATTACTGTTAAGGGAATGGAAGCTTTTTATAAGAGTTCCTGTATATGCTATGAATGTGTTGCCTGTGGCTATAATAATTCCCTTTGTGTTTCTTGTTTCTTTTGTGGGGAATCCACAAATTGGGCTTGAAATGGCTATAAAATACACCTCAGCTCCTGACGGCTGGTTTTGGGTTTCGATGATAGGGCTTTTCTTTTCTCTTTTTGTAGCAGGAAGTAACAGCCTTTCCTCTACTTCCTTCTCTAGGGAAGGAAAAATGTTTTACATATCAAAATTGATGCCTGCAGACCCTGCAATACAGTTAAAAGCAAAATGGATTTTTGGTATAATTATTACAATAGTGATTATACTTCCTACAT
The sequence above is a segment of the Thermoanaerobacter ethanolicus JW 200 genome. Coding sequences within it:
- a CDS encoding putative ABC transporter permease subunit, with the translated sequence MREFLSFLRTQMKVYYGISAMKYKYFVRKKDLWEIVLATFGIAVGGGTLLFMYIMYLNSMYAASMLINQPQLMSVTVLLLAQLLTLVFGFFWTISVFYFSDDINILLPLPIQPYKIVLSKYSIILLNEYVTLAFLMLPAIFIYGIGTQAGILYYLVSFIVFIFTPIIPLSIAAIASVLIMRFVNLKRKKDLYTVIVSILALIFFFTIQFFINRIPQNGEQQAIENFILQNANLAKMISRSFPPALWGAVSMTDYNTLSGVLNLLMFIAVSIIFTAVLAVSAQKMYLKAVISGQEVEAKRKEVSLKKEIVRSSLLKALLLREWKLFIRVPVYAMNVLPVAIIIPFVFLVSFVGNPQIGLEMAIKYTSAPDGWFWVSMIGLFFSLFVAGSNSLSSTSFSREGKMFYISKLMPADPAIQLKAKWIFGIIITIVIILPTYVLGWYLFKIHLLSMVILIVLMLIGISAVNILSLLIDAMKPSFEWENPQKAMKGNLNVLLSLILTTILIGCIVGIVLLLKKLYVSEIIITLIIGILLILLNLGVYLLAKSVVKKLYKGE